From the genome of Capricornis sumatraensis isolate serow.1 chromosome 17, serow.2, whole genome shotgun sequence, one region includes:
- the THAP7 gene encoding THAP domain-containing protein 7, with amino-acid sequence MPRHCSAAGCCTRDTRETRNRGISFHRLPKKDNPRRGLWLANCQRLDPSGQGLWDPASEYIYFCSKHFEENCFELVGISGYHRLKEGAVPTIFESFSKLRRTKTKRHGYPPGPPEVSRLRRCRKRCSEGPGPTAPFSPPPPADVPCFPVEEASAPAALSASPAGRLEPGLSSPFSDLLGPLGAQADEAGCSAQPSPERQPSPLEPRPVSPSAYMLRLPPPAGAYIQNEHSYQVGSALLWKRRAEAALDALDKAQRQLQACKRREQRLRLRLTKLQQERAREKRAQADARQTLRQHVQDFALQLSSSVA; translated from the exons ATGCCGCGTCACTGCTCCGCCGCCGGCTGCTGCACACGGGACACGCGCGAGACGCGCAATCGCGGCATCTCCTTCCACAG GCTTCCCAAGAAGGACAACCCGAGGCGGGGTTTGTGGCTGGCCAACTGCCAGCGACTGGACCCCAGCGGGCAGGGCCTGTGGGACCCGGCGTCGGagtacatctacttctgctccaaGCACTTCGAGGAGAACTGCTTTGAGTTGGTGGGAATAAG TGGGTATCACAGGCTGAAGGAGGGAGCGGTTCCAACCATATTTGAGTCTTTCTCGAAGTTGCGCCGGACCAAGACCAAGCGGCACGGTTACCCGCCGGGCCCCCCAGAAGTCAGCCGCCTGCGGCGATGCAGGAAACG CTGCTCTGAGGGCCCGGGGCCCACCGCTCCATTTTCCCCGCCTCCACCTGCTGACGTCCCCTGCTTTCCTGTGGAAGAGGCCTCGGCACCTGCGGCCTTGTCTGCCTCCCCAGCCGGGAGGCTGGAGCCTGGCCTCAGCAGCCCCTTCTCCGACCTCCTGGGGCCCCTGGGCGCCCAGGCAGATGAAGCGGGCTGCAGCGCCCAGCCCTCCCCGGAGCGCCAGCCGTCCCCTCTGGAGCCGCGGCCCGTCTCGCCCTCGGCCTACATGCTGCGCCTCCCGCCGCCCGCCGGCGCCTACATCCAGAACGAGCACAGCTACCAGGTGGGCAGCGCCCTGCTCTGGAAGCGGCGGGCCGAGGCCGCCCTGGACGCCCTGGACAAGGCCCAGCGCCAGCTGCAGGCCTGCAAGCGGCGGGAGCAgcggctgcggctgcggctgACCAAGCTGCAGCAGGAGCGAGCGCGGGAGAAGCGGGCCCAGGCCGACGCCCGGCAGACCCTGAGGCAGCACGTGCAGGACTTTGCCCTGCAGCTGAGCAGCAGCGTGGCCTGA